In Gemella massiliensis, a single window of DNA contains:
- a CDS encoding ABC transporter substrate-binding protein produces MKINKIFVAFAVLLACVLGYGVYTHNKGDETSKQQENKEVKVGVLQLLSHPALDQIYKGLEDGLAKEGYIVGKNLKIDLQNAQGDQSNLASMGQKLVSDNNDILVGITTPATLSLSNSTKEKTIIMAGITYPVEAGLIQAEDKPGNNITGVSDRTPIKQQLEVMKKVLPNMKRVGILYTASEDNAVKQAQEAEKLAKELGLETKTATVANTNDIQQVTENLASQTDAIFVPIDNTIASAMATVVKVTDAKKNSGLSVS; encoded by the coding sequence ATGAAAATTAATAAAATTTTTGTAGCATTCGCAGTATTATTAGCATGCGTATTAGGTTATGGGGTTTATACGCATAATAAGGGTGATGAAACTTCTAAGCAACAGGAAAACAAAGAGGTTAAGGTTGGTGTACTTCAGCTGCTAAGTCATCCGGCTTTAGATCAGATTTATAAAGGCTTGGAGGATGGACTTGCAAAAGAAGGATATATTGTCGGGAAAAATTTGAAAATTGATCTACAAAATGCTCAAGGGGATCAAAGTAATTTGGCGAGTATGGGGCAAAAATTAGTAAGTGATAACAATGATATTTTAGTCGGTATTACTACACCTGCAACCCTGTCATTATCAAATTCAACAAAAGAAAAAACTATTATTATGGCAGGTATTACATATCCGGTAGAGGCGGGATTGATTCAGGCAGAAGATAAACCGGGCAATAATATTACCGGAGTTAGTGACAGAACACCGATTAAACAGCAACTTGAAGTCATGAAAAAAGTTCTACCTAATATGAAAAGAGTCGGTATTCTTTATACAGCGAGTGAAGATAATGCGGTAAAACAAGCTCAGGAGGCGGAAAAATTGGCTAAAGAATTGGGGCTTGAAACAAAAACGGCAACGGTAGCAAATACAAATGATATACAACAAGTAACGGAAAATTTGGCATCACAAACAGATGCAATCTTTGTTCCGATTGATAATACAATAGCAAGTGCAATGGCAACAGTGGTGAAAGTAACGGATGCTAAAAAAAATTCCGGTCTTTCCGTCAGCTGA
- a CDS encoding MFS transporter, which yields MDTHSSDTIQNEKLFNKGFITITSINFIVFLIYYCFVVITAKFATGELHSSAAEAGFAAGIYIIGTLIARLYMGKKLEIAGRKQILRFGALIYLITTAAYLISYNIIILDTVRFLNGFAYGTISTAANAIVTAYIPKSRNGEGINYYGLSTSLAAAVGPFIGMLLLPMLGFNAIIILAIALSVIVAAFCFLFPVQNIELSAEQKSLLNSWSLNTFIEYKVLFISLVAFLIGLAYSSVLGFLSIYADNLHLSTAGAFFFVVYALIITATRPFAGRIFDARGENAVMYPSFVFLALGLIMLSFTNGSFMLLLSGALIGLGYGTFMSNGQAVCLKLVDSTKVGIALSTYFIGLDLGLGFGPYALGTVHSLLSYRGIYILCAVLTIFVTVLYALFYKSKDIKVLQTKTSR from the coding sequence ATGGACACTCATTCTAGTGACACTATTCAAAATGAAAAATTATTTAATAAAGGCTTTATCACAATAACTTCAATTAATTTTATTGTATTTTTAATTTACTATTGCTTTGTGGTTATTACTGCTAAATTTGCTACCGGCGAACTTCACTCCAGTGCTGCTGAAGCAGGCTTCGCTGCCGGTATTTATATTATAGGTACTCTTATCGCTCGTCTTTATATGGGTAAAAAATTGGAAATTGCCGGTCGAAAACAAATTTTGCGCTTCGGTGCATTGATTTACTTAATAACAACAGCTGCTTATCTTATTTCATATAATATTATCATACTTGATACCGTTAGATTTTTAAACGGGTTTGCTTACGGTACTATTTCTACCGCCGCTAATGCTATTGTTACCGCATATATCCCAAAATCACGTAACGGCGAAGGTATTAACTACTATGGACTTAGCACCAGTTTAGCTGCCGCTGTAGGACCATTTATAGGCATGTTGCTGTTACCAATGCTTGGTTTTAATGCAATTATTATATTAGCTATTGCATTATCAGTAATCGTTGCCGCTTTCTGTTTTCTTTTTCCGGTTCAAAATATTGAACTGTCTGCTGAGCAAAAATCTTTACTTAATAGTTGGTCATTAAATACATTTATTGAGTACAAAGTATTATTTATCTCGTTAGTAGCATTTTTAATCGGACTTGCGTATTCCAGTGTACTTGGTTTCTTATCAATTTATGCAGATAATTTACATCTAAGTACAGCAGGTGCATTTTTCTTTGTTGTCTATGCACTTATTATTACAGCTACTCGTCCTTTTGCCGGAAGAATTTTTGATGCACGTGGAGAAAATGCCGTAATGTATCCCAGCTTTGTTTTCCTTGCACTTGGTTTAATTATGCTAAGTTTTACAAATGGTAGTTTTATGTTATTATTATCCGGTGCTTTAATCGGACTTGGATATGGTACATTTATGTCAAATGGTCAAGCCGTTTGTCTAAAATTGGTTGATTCAACTAAGGTAGGTATTGCCCTTTCTACTTACTTTATCGGTCTTGACCTCGGTCTTGGATTCGGACCGTACGCACTAGGTACTGTACACAGCTTACTTTCTTATAGAGGTATCTATATTTTATGTGCCGTCTTAACTATCTTTGTAACAGTATTATATGCTTTATTTTACAAATCAAAAGATATAAAAGTTCTACAAACTAAAACAAGTAGATAA
- a CDS encoding ABC transporter substrate binding protein — MLKKIPVFPSADTMVADGGVLGLGVDQYKIGLETAKVVAKVLKGEDTKTMPIVLANKGVIYLNEAKAKQLGIEIPKDIKDKAKIVDKK, encoded by the coding sequence ATGCTAAAAAAAATTCCGGTCTTTCCGTCAGCTGATACTATGGTAGCGGACGGTGGAGTATTGGGACTTGGAGTTGATCAATATAAAATTGGGCTTGAAACTGCTAAAGTAGTTGCCAAAGTCTTGAAAGGTGAAGATACAAAAACAATGCCAATAGTGTTGGCAAATAAAGGAGTTATTTACTTAAATGAAGCAAAAGCTAAACAGTTAGGTATTGAAATTCCAAAAGATATTAAAGATAAAGCAAAAATAGTTGATAAAAAATAA
- the rsmA gene encoding 16S rRNA (adenine(1518)-N(6)/adenine(1519)-N(6))-dimethyltransferase RsmA has product MIGTPKKTFEILKKHGFTFKKSLGQNFLVDANILNRIVDGAGIDSNVGVIEIGPGIGSLTEALAKKAKKVISFEIDARLLPILSETLAMYSNVEIINNDILKVDVDSIITEKMANCKQIMVVANLPYYITTPILTHLIENTTKIDGYVVMMQREVANRLSAEVGTKDYNSLTILLNYYTDVEYLFTVPKKVFVPAPNVESAVVKIMTKEKNEFEIEDDFFKFVRSCFVQRRKTLLNNLISGYGKDKKLEFQISCSNINIDSTRRSETLTLKEFYELYTELKNKKLI; this is encoded by the coding sequence ATGATAGGTACACCTAAAAAAACATTTGAAATATTAAAAAAACATGGTTTTACTTTTAAAAAAAGTTTAGGGCAGAACTTTTTGGTGGATGCTAATATATTAAATCGTATAGTAGACGGTGCGGGGATAGATAGTAATGTTGGTGTCATTGAGATAGGTCCCGGTATCGGTTCATTAACGGAAGCATTAGCTAAAAAAGCTAAAAAAGTAATTTCGTTTGAAATTGACGCTCGTTTATTGCCAATTCTATCGGAAACGTTGGCTATGTATTCTAATGTTGAAATTATTAATAACGACATATTAAAAGTAGATGTTGATTCAATTATTACTGAAAAAATGGCAAATTGTAAACAGATCATGGTTGTAGCAAATTTACCATACTATATTACTACGCCGATTTTGACACACTTAATAGAAAATACAACTAAAATTGATGGATATGTTGTGATGATGCAACGTGAAGTTGCTAACAGATTAAGTGCCGAAGTAGGAACAAAAGATTATAATTCTTTAACAATTTTATTGAATTACTATACTGATGTAGAATATTTATTTACAGTGCCTAAGAAAGTTTTTGTGCCGGCACCGAATGTTGAAAGTGCCGTTGTAAAAATTATGACGAAAGAGAAAAATGAGTTTGAAATAGAGGATGATTTTTTTAAATTTGTTAGATCTTGTTTTGTTCAACGTCGTAAAACGTTATTGAATAATTTAATATCAGGTTACGGTAAAGACAAAAAATTAGAATTTCAAATCAGTTGTAGTAATATAAATATAGATAGCACAAGACGTAGCGAAACATTAACACTAAAAGAGTTTTATGAGTTGTATACAGAGTTGAAAAATAAAAAATTAATATAA
- a CDS encoding nucleotide pyrophosphohydrolase has product MEELKDIITLFRKKRGWNDYNSEANFAKSISIEAAELLEHFQWDEKNFDKKEVQDELADVLIYSLAMCYHMKVEPKEIIKEKLIDVARRYPEKNC; this is encoded by the coding sequence ATGGAAGAATTAAAAGACATTATTACATTATTTAGAAAAAAACGTGGCTGGAATGATTACAACAGTGAGGCAAATTTTGCAAAAAGTATTTCAATAGAGGCGGCGGAATTATTAGAACATTTTCAATGGGATGAAAAAAATTTTGATAAAAAGGAAGTTCAGGACGAACTTGCCGATGTCCTTATATATTCATTAGCGATGTGTTATCATATGAAAGTGGAGCCGAAAGAAATAATCAAGGAAAAACTTATTGATGTGGCAAGACGTTATCCGGAGAAAAATTGCTAA
- a CDS encoding ABC transporter permease, producing MDLIISAIAQGMLWGLLSLGLFISFRVLNIADMTTEGAYPLGAGVCVICIHNGINPIVATLIAMFAGMVAGIITGFLITICKIPSLLAGILTMTALLSVNLRIMGRPNLSLLNKDTIFSKLSQLGLPTHYDTVLVGCLLSILIILAMSLFFSTELGQALIAIGDNKKMATALGISTKNMTILGLMLANGIISLAGAILAQNNGYSDVNSGIGVIVVALAAIIIGEVIFKDVSFTQRLACIIFGAIIYRLLLVGVLNLNIIAANDFKLISALVITLFLTLSQLKVNKRGGK from the coding sequence ATGGATTTAATTATATCGGCAATAGCTCAAGGTATGCTATGGGGGTTATTGTCATTAGGTTTATTTATCAGTTTTAGGGTATTAAATATTGCGGATATGACGACAGAAGGTGCATATCCGTTAGGTGCGGGTGTGTGTGTTATTTGTATTCATAACGGAATAAATCCTATTGTCGCAACATTAATAGCGATGTTTGCGGGAATGGTTGCTGGGATTATTACCGGTTTTCTTATTACGATATGCAAAATTCCCAGTTTGTTGGCAGGAATTTTAACTATGACAGCACTTCTTTCTGTAAATCTTCGTATTATGGGAAGACCTAATTTAAGTTTGTTAAATAAAGATACAATTTTCAGTAAATTATCACAGTTGGGTTTACCGACACATTATGATACTGTGTTAGTCGGTTGTTTGTTGTCAATATTAATTATCTTAGCGATGTCATTATTTTTTTCAACAGAATTAGGGCAAGCACTCATTGCTATCGGTGATAACAAAAAAATGGCAACTGCGTTGGGTATTTCAACAAAAAATATGACAATTTTAGGTTTAATGCTCGCTAATGGGATTATATCGTTAGCCGGTGCGATCTTAGCACAAAATAACGGGTATTCAGATGTTAATAGTGGCATTGGAGTGATTGTTGTAGCTTTGGCAGCTATTATTATTGGCGAAGTTATTTTTAAAGATGTAAGTTTTACACAACGTTTAGCCTGTATTATTTTTGGTGCTATTATCTACCGTTTGTTATTGGTTGGTGTTCTTAACCTAAATATTATTGCGGCAAATGATTTTAAATTAATCTCAGCGTTGGTGATTACATTATTCTTAACGTTATCGCAATTAAAGGTAAATAAAAGAGGCGGAAAGTAA
- the mutM gene encoding bifunctional DNA-formamidopyrimidine glycosylase/DNA-(apurinic or apyrimidinic site) lyase, protein MPELPEVENIKFGLENKLKEKKIIEVTFSEVVQNGHSTGKQTIVKQDLLEFRKNIVKKTIYNVVRRGKYLYFILDKGYLIIHFGMTGAFFVVKDVREIDNKNYYKHRHVIFNLNTGEKLVFSDIRRFGELRYIDDITTFKPFNNLAPEPFDLGTEQYFISKLNEKKYKEQSIKALLLDGNVFCGCGNIYDCEVLYRRKIHPLTTADKLSLSDKKGLFRELVNILAFAIKEGGSTISDYVHTDGGEGNMQNFHQIYGKKNCPIGHNVEKIEIKGRASYFCPICQKRK, encoded by the coding sequence ATGCCGGAATTACCAGAAGTTGAAAATATAAAATTTGGTTTAGAAAACAAATTAAAAGAAAAGAAAATTATTGAAGTAACTTTTTCCGAAGTTGTACAAAATGGTCATTCTACCGGTAAGCAAACAATAGTAAAGCAAGATTTATTGGAATTTAGAAAAAATATTGTAAAAAAAACTATTTATAACGTTGTACGCCGAGGGAAATATTTATATTTTATTTTAGATAAAGGGTATCTTATTATCCATTTCGGAATGACGGGAGCTTTTTTTGTAGTAAAGGACGTAAGGGAAATAGATAATAAGAATTATTATAAACATCGACATGTTATTTTTAATCTAAATACCGGAGAAAAGTTGGTGTTTAGTGATATTCGTCGTTTTGGAGAGTTAAGGTATATAGATGATATTACAACATTTAAACCTTTTAACAATCTAGCGCCGGAACCGTTTGATTTAGGAACTGAACAATATTTTATATCTAAATTGAATGAGAAAAAATATAAAGAACAATCGATAAAAGCACTGCTTCTTGACGGGAATGTTTTTTGCGGTTGTGGTAATATTTATGATTGTGAAGTGCTATATAGAAGAAAAATTCATCCGTTAACTACAGCTGATAAACTTAGTTTATCAGATAAGAAAGGATTATTTAGAGAATTAGTTAATATTTTAGCGTTTGCGATTAAAGAAGGTGGCTCAACAATTTCTGATTATGTTCATACTGACGGTGGAGAAGGAAATATGCAAAATTTTCATCAAATATATGGTAAAAAGAATTGTCCTATAGGTCATAATGTTGAGAAGATAGAAATAAAAGGTAGAGCGAGTTATTTTTGTCCGATTTGTCAGAAAAGAAAATAA
- a CDS encoding YitT family protein, whose protein sequence is MENAIDFIKKYISVIVGSVIFAAGLEFFLIPNNILDGGVIGISIIFRHYLPLPLGVFIFILNIPFLYLGYKQIGRGFAIASIFGITVLSVATSVFHPYKPLVTDPFLACIFGGIILGIGVGLVIRNGGTLDGSEMFSIYATKKLPISVGEMVLGINIVIFIISGFVFTWEAALYSMISYFIASKVMDIVIEGLNDSKSVMIISANYQTISQEIQDRLGRGVTLLHGEGGYSGHETKIVFCVITRIEESKLKKIVFKNDKNAFLSIGTVSEVSGGNFKKKDIH, encoded by the coding sequence TTGGAGAATGCAATAGATTTTATAAAAAAGTACATTAGTGTAATAGTAGGTTCGGTTATATTTGCAGCAGGCTTGGAATTTTTCTTAATACCGAATAATATTCTTGATGGTGGTGTTATAGGTATTTCGATTATTTTTAGACATTATTTACCTTTACCGCTCGGAGTGTTTATTTTCATTTTAAATATTCCGTTTTTATATTTGGGATATAAGCAGATTGGTAGAGGTTTTGCAATTGCATCTATATTTGGGATTACGGTTTTATCCGTTGCGACATCGGTGTTTCACCCATATAAACCGTTGGTAACGGATCCGTTTTTAGCATGTATCTTCGGTGGTATTATACTCGGTATAGGAGTTGGACTTGTCATTAGGAATGGCGGGACACTTGACGGTAGTGAAATGTTTTCGATATATGCAACGAAAAAACTGCCTATTTCCGTAGGGGAAATGGTACTTGGTATTAATATAGTTATCTTTATTATATCTGGGTTTGTCTTTACATGGGAAGCGGCACTATATTCAATGATTAGTTATTTTATCGCTTCGAAAGTAATGGATATTGTTATAGAAGGGCTTAATGACTCTAAATCTGTTATGATTATTTCCGCTAATTATCAAACCATCAGTCAAGAAATTCAAGATAGATTAGGGCGAGGGGTAACATTACTTCATGGGGAAGGTGGTTACTCAGGTCATGAAACAAAAATTGTTTTTTGTGTTATTACTCGAATAGAAGAGTCTAAACTTAAAAAAATTGTTTTCAAAAATGATAAAAATGCTTTTCTATCAATAGGAACGGTAAGTGAAGTAAGCGGTGGAAACTTCAAGAAAAAAGATATACATTAA
- the prdC gene encoding proline reductase-associated electron transfer protein PrdC yields MEYIFPLKQHVGAPSEVIVEKNSTVARGEMIAKKPDAALGSNIFSSVSGIVTDVTEEKIVIEEKDTDFSTYKPLTSTTPEDLIAESGLVGLGGAGFPTAVKLGIRFENGTGTVIVNAAECEPILSHNIARIEDKPENLLKGLRIVMNIVNAKKGIIALKGIHSEAVQILKSAVQDDDITIFELENIYPMGEERAIIRESLGVLLKPDKLPSEADAVVINVETVLKVREIVEEKKPLIDKDLTVAGKLTDAGSIHVLFDVPLGSSVGSLFDKCGGLDKEYGELIMGGPFTGKRTYVEAPIVKTTGGLIAAEKFLPSPEKIGVLVCACGANEERLREQAASMNSEVVGVEFCKNAMLMKNGTRKCLNPGICPGQVQKVMSLKKAGAQAVLISNCTDCTNTVMSCAPQLKLPVYHCTDGALRSVNYKLIRKFKN; encoded by the coding sequence ATGGAATATATTTTTCCGCTTAAGCAACATGTAGGCGCCCCGTCTGAAGTAATAGTAGAGAAAAACTCTACTGTAGCAAGAGGTGAAATGATAGCAAAAAAACCGGATGCCGCATTGGGTAGTAATATATTTTCAAGTGTCAGTGGAATAGTAACTGATGTAACAGAAGAAAAAATAGTCATTGAAGAAAAAGATACAGATTTCTCTACATACAAACCGTTAACCTCTACTACACCTGAAGATTTAATAGCAGAATCGGGTCTGGTAGGATTAGGCGGCGCAGGGTTTCCGACTGCCGTGAAACTTGGAATACGTTTTGAAAATGGAACCGGAACAGTAATTGTTAATGCAGCAGAATGTGAACCGATATTATCACATAATATCGCACGTATAGAAGATAAGCCGGAAAATCTTCTTAAAGGATTGCGTATCGTAATGAATATAGTTAATGCTAAAAAAGGAATTATAGCGTTAAAAGGTATTCATTCGGAAGCTGTGCAAATATTAAAATCAGCTGTTCAAGATGATGATATTACCATTTTTGAATTGGAAAATATTTATCCGATGGGAGAAGAGCGTGCTATTATTAGAGAAAGTTTAGGAGTGTTGTTAAAACCGGATAAATTACCGTCAGAAGCAGATGCTGTAGTAATTAATGTAGAAACGGTGTTGAAAGTAAGAGAGATAGTAGAAGAGAAAAAACCGTTGATTGATAAAGATTTAACAGTAGCAGGTAAACTGACGGATGCCGGTAGTATCCATGTGTTATTCGATGTTCCTTTAGGGTCATCGGTCGGCTCACTATTTGATAAATGTGGAGGTTTAGATAAAGAGTATGGTGAGTTGATTATGGGAGGACCTTTTACAGGGAAAAGAACATATGTTGAAGCGCCGATTGTAAAAACTACAGGTGGTTTAATTGCCGCAGAAAAATTCTTACCAAGTCCTGAAAAAATAGGAGTATTGGTTTGTGCGTGCGGTGCAAATGAAGAAAGACTTCGTGAACAAGCAGCTAGTATGAATAGTGAAGTAGTAGGTGTGGAGTTCTGTAAAAATGCTATGTTGATGAAAAATGGAACCAGAAAATGTTTAAATCCGGGAATTTGTCCGGGACAAGTACAAAAGGTAATGTCACTAAAAAAAGCAGGTGCGCAGGCTGTTTTAATCAGCAACTGTACAGACTGTACGAATACTGTAATGTCTTGTGCTCCACAATTAAAATTGCCGGTTTACCATTGTACTGACGGTGCATTAAGATCCGTTAACTATAAACTGATAAGAAAATTTAAAAACTAA
- a CDS encoding ISL3 family transposase, translating to MNNFNTKTKEIKEGEFIKNLLQIKDKNITIEKTHNETIKNNQKYFVFKGTLTYKPKKCKCCGCLNKGYTVVKNGFNELTRINLLKISGIPAYLELRKQRFKCKTCNKKFVATTSFVDKYCSISKNVKFSIMSDLADTLSFKQIAKMNNVSVNTVIRTLYKCKSHVDILNYNTLPEYLCFDELKFTKDSKNGMSFIFLDALTHEIIDIVDGRTEYILNNYFSRFSKEARSNVKAICIDIYTPYMKLIRNKFPNAEIVIDRFHIIQNVNRELYSKC from the coding sequence ATGAATAATTTTAACACAAAAACAAAAGAAATAAAAGAGGGAGAATTCATTAAAAACCTACTACAAATAAAAGATAAAAATATAACTATTGAGAAAACACATAACGAAACTATAAAAAATAATCAAAAGTACTTTGTATTCAAAGGTACCTTAACATATAAACCCAAGAAGTGTAAATGCTGTGGTTGTCTTAATAAAGGTTATACTGTAGTTAAAAACGGCTTTAATGAACTTACTAGAATTAATCTATTAAAAATATCAGGTATCCCTGCTTATTTGGAACTAAGAAAGCAACGTTTCAAGTGTAAAACTTGTAATAAAAAATTTGTAGCTACTACTTCTTTTGTAGATAAATACTGTAGTATTTCTAAAAATGTTAAGTTTTCTATAATGAGTGATTTAGCTGATACTTTATCTTTTAAACAAATAGCCAAAATGAATAATGTATCGGTTAATACTGTTATAAGAACTCTTTATAAATGTAAATCCCATGTAGACATTCTTAACTATAATACCTTACCTGAGTATTTATGCTTTGATGAGTTAAAGTTTACTAAAGATAGTAAAAATGGTATGAGTTTTATTTTTTTAGATGCTTTAACTCATGAGATTATTGATATAGTTGATGGTAGAACTGAGTATATTTTAAATAATTATTTTTCCAGATTTTCTAAAGAGGCTAGAAGTAATGTTAAGGCTATTTGTATTGATATTTATACTCCTTATATGAAGTTGATTAGAAATAAGTTTCCTAATGCTGAAATTGTTATAGATAGGTTTCATATTATTCAAAATGTTAATAGAGAACTTTATTCAAAATGTTAA
- the rnmV gene encoding ribonuclease M5 encodes MKIKEIIVVEGRDDTNRVKEAVDCDTFETNGSALTKKKIERLIYLEKTRGIIVLTDPDYAGKRIRSIITNNIPTAKHAYISNKRAVDSKGKIGIEAAKKEDIVAALKKLYTPLTEPINEITNELLIELGLVGGMTSKILREQLCECLNIEYTNAKQLLNKLNMYGIEKERLIEEMNRINKG; translated from the coding sequence ATGAAAATTAAAGAGATAATAGTAGTTGAGGGTCGTGATGATACCAATCGGGTAAAAGAAGCGGTTGATTGTGATACGTTTGAAACAAACGGCTCGGCACTTACAAAAAAAAAGATTGAGCGTTTAATATATTTAGAAAAAACACGAGGTATTATTGTTTTAACGGATCCGGATTATGCAGGTAAACGCATAAGAAGTATTATTACAAATAATATTCCAACAGCAAAGCACGCTTATATATCAAACAAAAGAGCGGTTGATAGCAAGGGGAAAATCGGTATTGAAGCTGCAAAAAAAGAAGATATTGTAGCGGCGTTGAAAAAACTATATACACCGTTAACCGAACCGATAAATGAAATTACAAATGAATTATTGATTGAATTAGGTCTGGTTGGGGGAATGACATCAAAAATACTGCGTGAACAATTATGTGAATGTTTAAATATTGAATACACAAACGCTAAGCAATTATTAAATAAATTAAATATGTATGGAATAGAAAAAGAACGATTAATAGAAGAAATGAACAGAATAAATAAAGGATAA
- a CDS encoding transposase, producing MEFKELIEKSTIGLSDGVSKAINTMRKHKEYMLNSVRYSISNGSLEGINNKIKVLKRVSYGYNSFYNFRLRILVVSRLFVSEYKNNISFKGVLKNAKQHCIA from the coding sequence TTGGAGTTTAAAGAATTAATTGAAAAATCTACTATCGGTTTATCTGATGGTGTTAGTAAGGCTATTAATACTATGAGAAAACATAAAGAGTATATGCTTAATAGTGTTAGGTATTCTATCTCTAATGGTTCTTTGGAGGGTATTAATAATAAGATAAAGGTTTTAAAGAGAGTTTCTTATGGTTATAATAGCTTTTATAACTTTAGATTACGCATTTTAGTTGTTTCTAGGTTATTTGTTTCTGAGTATAAAAATAATATTTCTTTTAAGGGCGTTTTGAAAAATGCCAAGCAACACTGCATTGCTTAG
- a CDS encoding ABC transporter ATP-binding protein: MDSGEILVDGKDISKIVEYKRAEFISRVFQNPLDGTAPRMTVAQNMALALRRGKIRGLKKSITKEDRVLFKQLLKTLELGLEDRLDSEMGLLSGGQRQAIALLMATVKTPKLLLLDEHTAALDPKTQKKIMELTRKKVEEKKLTALMITHNIQDAVKYGNRIIILHRGRLIKDICNEKKEKLDSKAIYELLYNLEDTE; the protein is encoded by the coding sequence TTGGATAGCGGTGAAATTTTAGTGGACGGGAAAGATATTAGTAAAATTGTTGAATATAAACGTGCGGAGTTCATAAGTAGAGTTTTCCAAAATCCTTTAGATGGGACAGCGCCACGTATGACAGTTGCTCAAAACATGGCATTGGCACTTCGACGTGGTAAAATAAGGGGATTGAAAAAATCAATAACAAAAGAAGATAGGGTATTATTTAAACAGTTATTAAAAACTTTGGAGTTAGGACTGGAGGATAGGCTTGATAGTGAAATGGGACTTTTATCCGGAGGGCAAAGGCAGGCTATTGCACTGCTGATGGCTACGGTAAAGACGCCAAAATTATTACTTCTTGATGAGCATACTGCAGCACTTGATCCTAAAACTCAGAAAAAAATAATGGAATTAACACGAAAAAAAGTCGAAGAAAAAAAATTAACGGCATTGATGATAACGCACAATATTCAAGATGCGGTAAAATATGGAAATCGTATTATTATTTTACATCGTGGACGTTTAATTAAGGATATATGTAATGAAAAAAAAGAAAAGTTAGATTCGAAAGCAATTTATGAGTTGTTATATAATTTAGAAGATACGGAATAA